Within the Oncorhynchus mykiss isolate Arlee chromosome 4, USDA_OmykA_1.1, whole genome shotgun sequence genome, the region ATAGCTTACTAACTAAACGATAAACAATTATTCTCACAAAGTAACAACTAAACCTACCTAAACGACAGTCGTTTTAGCTTCACCTGTCATACCTTTTGAATTTACAATAAATTTAAAAATATACATACCCGCAGTTTGTGCTCCAGAAGGTGCACTTGGTGCGCAAAAATCTGGTCTCGGTTAATAAAGAGTGGCATTTTAATAAATGAGAGAAAACAATAAAAAAAGTACAGTAAAGAATATTATGCGACTGGGTTGTCAGCCTGCGTTTTTGCAGGTCAGATAATGCGATTACGCACGGACAACACTTTCCAAGAAGCTCTCCCTCCGTGCGCATTTAGATGTCGTCCACTTGTCCTGAGACGTGCGTTCGGAATGGTGCCATGGGCTTTTGACAGGCTGGAGAGAAAAATCAGCAACAGTATTTGAATGTGAACATTTGGTGGGTAGTATATATCCCTTGGTTTTGATCATTTTGCTCTCGCATGTCAAAGTCTGAATTTGTGGATTAATGATAATCCTAAATCCTAAATCCTGCTGGCACAATTGAGCCTTGTATCCTGCATCTCAAGGACTGCGGTCAATTGAGCCTACATTCTCAAAACGAAGTCAAGCCACCGCACTTCAGTTTCCGCCAGAATTTGGTGCCCAAATGCACAACACTTTTTTTGGTAGGGAAACTGAGTTGGACGAGACGATAGCTACAAAGTAGTTATATTACAGTGAACATTGATGACCCctatgtaaaaaataatacaatcaCTAAAAATAGCTGGTAGACTTTATTTTTATGTGTGCCAGTAGTAGTTAGTTAATCCAGCGTGATGACTATTGCATACCATAAAATGCCCATATTATGCCATCATTAAGATGTTTTGTGACATGTGCCACTAGTAGATACATACTTGTTTTGTCCTATTATAGTGAAATTTGAGGAATTCTAATTAAATTTTAATGGAGTAAAAATGGATGGTAAACACTTTGTGTGCTACAAGTAGATCAATAATCCATTATTATTAACATTGCAAAGCATAATCTGGTGActctgctggccactccattatagacagaataccagctgtctgattcttccctaaatagttattgtatAGTTTGGAACTGTgcttaggtcattgtcctgttctaggaggaaattggctccaattaagcgccgtcctcAAGGTACGgcatgtgtaaccgatgtgaaatggccagctagttagcggtggtgcgcgctaatagcgtttcaatcgatgacgtcactcgctctgagaccttgatatagttgttctccttgctctgcaggagctgcagcttttgtggagcgatgggtaacgatgcttcgtgggtgtcagttgtctatgtgtgcagagggtccctggttcaagcccgggtaggggcgaggggatggactaaagttaaactgttacacacacacgttgcaaaatggagtgatagccgtccttcttcaagatcccttttaccccgtacaaatctcccactttaccacccccagaccatcatgtcacatccaccatgcttgacagatggcgacaagcactcctccagcatgttttcattttttctgcgtctcacgaatgttcttctttgtgatccgaacacctcagaTTAATCTGTCCATAATACTTtcttccaatcttcctctgtccagtgtctgtgttattttgcccatcttaatcttttcttttgattggccagtctgagatatcgCTTTTTCttcgcaactctgcctagaacgccagcatcccggagtcgcctcttcactgttgacattgagactggtgttttgcgagtactatttaatgaagctgccatttgaggacttgtgaggcatctgtttctcaaactagacactctaatgtaattGTCCACTTGCTAGttttgcaccggggcctcccactcctctatctattctggtcagagccagtttgcgctgttctatgaagagagtagtacacagcgttgtatgggatcttcagtttcttggggatttctctcatggaatagccttcatttctcagaacaagaatagactgacgagtttcaggagaaagttctttgtttctggccattttgagcctgtaattgaacccacaaatgctgatgctccagctCTCAACTagtcaaaaggccagttttattgcttctttaatcaacacaattttcagctgtgctaacataattgcaaaagggttttctaatgatcaattagccttttaaaatgatcaacttggattagttaacacaacgtgccactggaacacaggagtgacggttattgataatgggcctctgtacgcctgtgtagatattccataacaaaatcagctgtttccagctacaatagtcatttacaacattaacaatgtctgcactgtatttctgatcatttggatgttattttaatggacaaaaaaatggcttttctttcaaaaacaaggacatttctaagtgaccccaaacttttgaacggtagtgtaaatataatctaattcaaaaggcacttgcacatctgagctatcttttgttgcaggtgcatggtaacatttgaataagattttaaaaaaaaagaagaaaccaacacactgctcttgctagtatcactgcttttaataagctttacgtatcggcctcaaggccttcgtcagagttttttttaaattagcacCCTTACAGTGAAGGCTCCTCAGAGgcggaaggggaggaccatcctcctcagtgaatttcataaacatTTAAATTGTAAAACATTGAAGAAGTTATCCTTTCTAGATAAAagtatactaaatatattcacatcaccaaataatttattaaaacacactgttttgcaatgaaggtctagaGTAGCCTCAAAACAGCAACCTGTAAGGTTGGTGTAGCCGGAAGACAGCTagcctccatcctcctcttggtacattgacttcaatacaaaacctaggaggctcttggttctcacccccttctatagacttacacagtaattatgacaactttcagaggatgtcctccaacctatcagagctcttgcagcatgaactgacatgttgtctacccaatcaaaggatcagagaatgaatctagtactgaaagcataagctaccactagctagcactgcagtgcataacatgacGTGAGTatttgactcaaagagagagaaagacaatagtttaatAGTTTGAACAAACTAATTTATTCAAAAATGAAGgcgaagcaagagagagagagtgtcatttttcttcactttcagtttcacttactaaGCTGGCTAGTAgcttagctatgttgactaggacATTACTTTAGCGAATATGgggacaatgatgtaggctgtgtgtagcggttatgacatggtttggaaagttttttttgcttGGCAGCTTCATAAAACATTGTACCCAATGATTTATGAAAACTTGCTTGATGGGTCATGTCCTCATTGTTGTTTTACAGACATGTTTAATACGTTTTATGTACACACTTCATTagaatatttatgaaatgcacaTTGTTATATTCGGCAacactaacatgctgaccagaccagacacGTCGAGTGCttcgcaaaatacatttagaaattaATGCGATGCCaggggctaaaatagaagtcctttctatttctgacgcagatcgtgctacaagtcctgcctctcccatctccttattggtttatagaagcaggtacccacgtgcgtataaccaatgaggagattgaaagacgaactgttttgctggtagtcgtggtaatactatgaacaTTTAGAtggatcaccatataagttcaacgatgaaaaggcctggaaggaggagagatgactagaaacgttccggttggccgttttatgtgtggattaatttgtTGGAGTAGAGAACCTTgagcatttcaggtaaaataacaactcaatgtttatatcccaggacaaattagctagcaacagcaagctacctacctaaataggacaaattagctagcaagtgcaagctaactagctaaattgccatacatgtttaatgcttttcgacctgtccccaaattaatgtcattggttcagagtttgttttgatattttaacctgcgtttggtgtagggggcaaaataaatgtatgcacgtgcgcagccggtttgggttccgtgttacttATTTTCTCTCGACTCCAACCTCATTCGATGCATTGAACGGATGTGGGTGGAGCTATGTCTACATAACCgtgcaaataaaaaaaaaaccgTAAAGTGTTACCGTAAAGTGTGGTGTATTCGCGCATCCCAATTCAGGCAACTAACACGCGAATGGCTGACTGCGTTTTACGAGTGTCGGCTCAATTGACGGCAATATCACAAGAGGCATCACTGGCAACAATATTATTTGATATTTTATACGCACGGCAGCTCTAGAATCTAGATTAAACGTGCAATAGTAGCTTACATTAAATAATGGTTTGTATCGCATGTGCACAACATTCACCTTCGTGCACTATCGCCTCCACACAGCTAGGGGTGGCATTTTCCGAGATTAGATCCTCACACAGACTCGCAGTAACCCCAAGAATAATAATTATTGTACCCTCAGCAGGTCGTTTACTTTGGTGTGTTTTTTTCTCACAAAATGACCAAATCTAAGGACAAGCGAGAGAAAGTCAGCGTTGCTAGCGAGGTAAGACACAAACTGTAACTTGAAGGTTTCTTACGTGACGTTGAATAATGTTTCGTTGCTCTGGAATTTGCAAGTTTAGCTTAGCTACGTTAACTAACAAGCTTCATTCAAACGTTGGATACCATGCGTGAGCTCACCTtagccagagaggaagaggcgaagtaTATTGCTACCCTGTTAGGGAGCCACGTTTGCGACAATTCACAGGTGTCACCCAATGTTATTGCCAGAGATATTTAATAGTTTATATGTCCCCTACACAGATTGATCGTGTTGAGGAGCGACGGTTGCGATGTCACGATAGTATCGAGAGGGCCGAGTTCAGACGGCGGCGCGAGGAGCTCTCGGATCAAGACAGGTGATGATTATGATGACAACGATGATAATGGTGATGAATGCACAATTCCTAATCTCCCTCTATTCGACAGACAATCGCTGGAGGATGAAATGACGATAATGAACGATAGGATGCAAAAGTATGGTAAGGAAAACGTTTGTTTCATGGAAAATGTTATACGCAATTCATATAGTAGAAATGTAGTATAAGTGTTATTGTGAAACTGGATCCCGAATGATGTGTGTGGTACATTGTGGACTTACGGCTTGTTCCCTCTCATTTAGATAAAGAGCTGGAGGtgttgagaggagagaacaggaggaataTGATGCTCTCTGTTGCTCTATTGGCCGTCAGTGCTCTCTTCTACTATGCCTTTATCCACTACTGATTAAGAATTAGCTCATTTTAGCACAGTTGACTGTGTTATGTTACATCTTCATCAGGACCAAATACTGCTTTGGCAGCTAAAAGCCTTAATGCAGCCATTTGTGTGAATTATATGGTAACATTCTGGGGTGTCTTTTTTTTCACTTAATCTTCTATTTGCACCTGCATGCGagtgtttacatttttttcatgGGACAAATAGTAAAGACATGTCATTAACCAGTCATTTTTTTTGTATTACCTTTTTAATTTGGCATGAACACAAGTCATcttattgtcaaacaaatcagTTTAAAAAGTAGGCTACCTCCACTCCAAAATAATTCCTGCATCCAAACAGTGCACTGTACACTCGTgtcatttgatgaatggaaagcgaaatctgttacaaaacaccaaaaagtatAATGACATTTGGCAGTTGTCATTGGGTCTACACTCTTGTAGCCTGAATTGATGTGTCTTGCTGACAACATGACCTTTTCTGTAGAAAGAGAAGTCGGGACACTTGAAACGGGGCTGAAATATGTAACAGTCCCGCATGACAAGTGCAGCCACATGGGGGGATAAAAAAACACAGAATACAGTGGTGGGGGTGTTCGTTTCATGTGGGATAagcttttattttcatatttaccaCTATACACATTTCATTTTAAACAAATAGGATAATGGGTAAATTAGCATTTATTTATTAAAGACCCCCCAAAGTTATGACTTGTTTAATTTAGGGGGGCTCATATCTCTTTCAGGGTTTATCCCCACTTGTAATTTACACTCTGCTCACAGGTACCTCTGCTCTGTCAAGCTTTGGTACTCAAATTGCCTAATTTGTTGAGCCACTACAAATTGGATGTTCGTTGCGAAGTCATCCACATCATCAACTAACTCCTGGGCTGAGTTTTGCTTTCCCCTTCATACAGACTGTGGTATACTTTTACTACACTTCAATGGTTACTGATGCTCTTATGAAAGCAAAATCATGCACAATGCTTATGTAAATCATGAACTCTTCATCAAGTGTGACATAGTATACAATTCTTCCTTTGACTTCATTGCAATGTGTGCTCTGTGGTGCTATGATGAGGGTATGAAGACACTGTACTTCTCAATGGGTTTACATAGTGCACCTTGGGATTGTGTTCTCAGACTGTTGCCAAAATGATGCTTTAGTTCTCATTGTGGTCAATAACCACTATGCCTGTCTGTTAGTTAAATCACCCGAGACTGAGACTTGACTGGGCTTTATCTCTTGACATAATTTTGCAAGGGTCTGTATTTACAAAGCATCTCAAGTATGAGCACTCCTACTCAgatgctttgtcaatatgggcaCAGGGctacatatactgtataccatTAGAATAAGGAAGGGGTGTATATGTGTTTTTGTCCACATCTTAATTAATTCCAAGCCTTTGTTGCCAAAATGAATCTCCCCATAGCCTTTTTTTGTTCAGGCATTGCATTTTTAGCAGTGCCTGTGCATCTAAATGATTTACATTGAGAATGTTTGATTACTCATGCATGCATTAAGGCCTTCCTACATGCAGACAGCTTCACATCATTTTGATCCCTCACCCAAGGCAACAAGTTTATATATATTTACTGTAAATTAATTCAGATAATTACATGCTTGGCATGTATGAACATTGTTCTTTTGTAATTATGTCTGAACAtccaaaaaacaaaataaatgcaTCTCTAAATCTGTTTTATCTGGTTGACCATTCTATTGCTACTCAGAATCAACTATGACAGAGGCAAAGCTCTCTTCTACAAGCCTATGATATAATGGATCATATTTATGTATCATGATGCATAGTAGGACAACTCAGTCACTGCCAATATGTAGCATCCAGACATTTTGTGGCAGAACATTCACCACATAAGTTATGGTAAAGGTAGAGGGCAGGGGTGATTGTGTGTGTAAAGGACAACTGGGCCTGGGGGAAAGGTTTCTGGGAAGAACAAACTTATTTTTATTACTACATTATCATCAACAGGGTTTGAAACAAAGAAAAATGTCACCTCATCCTTAAAATTACACAAACTAAACAAAACTAGGACAGCGGAgcaaggaaacaggatgcaacatAATAAACACGGTGACAACGAGTAGAAAGTAAGGCCCAAAACCTGAAACCCCCATTAATCccctagacagacaggctagaatgcATGGAAGGCTGTATTTGATATAACCCCGTTTTTCAATGAAGGCCAGGAGTTTTTTCCTGACCAGGGTTGTggtaaattccagtcaattcaggaagtacatgGCAATTCCAATTATTtttgatgaggaaaatgtggaattggaatttggtttactttctgaattgaaatggaTTGGACCCCAACCCTGCTCTGGGCACTAGTTATGCTACATCTCACCACTCCCCATGTGTACAAAGGTTTAGTTGTTGCTGAAAGGAGAAGATCTTGACTGGCTAGGCACTCCAGTAAAGATCTTGGAGGGTAAAAACAAGCTGGGTGGGTGAGATGATTGGACTCCGTTTTGAAAGTCAGGCATACCAGGACGTATAGTGCAGTGCCTTAAAgggaaactacctctaacttccttcatactggacacagagacaaaaatggtatccatgagttcatctgactctggaagTAGAAAAggacctcattgccaaaatcccaaagtatccctttaaaaaaGGCACAATGGGAGGTTTTCAGTTCCAGACAAAAACATATGTAGTGCTTGAGCTTCGGAGAGGTTCTAAATTAGAGTACACCACCGCATCttgtacacaaacacactgcaAATCATGGAGGCATGGCATGAATACAAGCAAAGGGACGGGGGGGCATGGAATCAATAGAAAAACAGGAGCATGCAATGCAACACGTAATGTGACAGCTTGTCAATGTTGGTTTTCATAAAGTATTAAAATCACTTCTAAGCTGCATTCTGTACAGTGGATCTGATCTGATACATAGAGCTTGGggcagtagagagaggagagagtggtctTTGTAACATAATTACAGGGAGAGCTGTCTCAAAGAGCCATAGAGTTAGGCAAACTGTCCTTCATGTTGGCACCAAACATTTGATAATAATCCACTTCTAACCGCCAATTTTTTTTCAAGCCAAAATAGCGCCTGTGAACATTTTGTGAATGCCAGTTTGCCAAACCATGTGCAGGGTACTGTTATCTGTCTATGGCAATATTCTATGTGTCTGGGGGGCTCCCCCTGGTGGCTCAGGGCTGGTAGTGCTGGTGGATGAAGGAAAGCACATTGTCCTTAGACAGCTTCTCAGGATCAACCCGCGTCTGAGAGTCGTGAACTCTGACCCCGTCCTCCCACGCCCAGAACAGACGCTCTGTATGGCAGACgctgaggagagacacacacaaattaGAAACAACATATTCAGTTCAATAACCTTTCAATCCATTTCATACCGCTCCTTGGGGATGTCCAGCCATTCCATGTATTTGATGGAAGCTAGCACACCTGATCCAACTtcccaactaatcatcaagcacTTGAGTTGGGgtagttcagggctacaacacAATTGTGAAATGTCTggaggtcccagaggagaggtttgagaccCCCTGTCTAGAGTAGACTAGGTTCAGATGCAAAAACATGCAGACAATTCCTTGTCGCACATTTCCTAGTCTACCACACAGATTTGAGACCGGTGCATAGTGGTACGCACTGAAACGGGGCCACAGAGTTGGCTGGCAGGTCGTAAGTGGACTGTTTAGTCATCTTGTTGAAGAAAAACTTCCTCTTGGTGTTCTTACTGTACGCCATCGTCCAGGGATCTGCACGTCAGAGGAAGAGAAATGTCTGTGAGAAAATATCCAGACTCCTGTATCCTAGAGCAGAaatgctctacctctctctctctctctctcacacacacacacacacacacacacacacacacacacacacacaacaaaaatataaacacaacatgcaaacatttcaaagactttactgagttgcagttcatttaaggaaatcaatcaattgaaataaattaattaggtccCACACGACTCCAAACCTGTGGTCTGCggttgccaaattctctaaaacgatgttggaggcggcttatggtagagaaattaaaatgtaattatctggcaatagctctcgtggacagtcctgcagtcagaatgccaattgcatactcttggtattctctcaattaacaggtttgccttgataaaaatacatttgtgaaatttctttccttcttaatgcgtttgagccatcagatgtgttgtgacatggtaggggtggtatacagaagatagccctacttggtaaaataccaagtccatattatggaaagaacagctcaaataagcaaagagaaacaacagtccatcactactttaagacatgaaggtcatccaatacggaaaatttcaagaactttgaaagtttcttcaagtgcggtcacaaaaaccatcaagcgctatgatgaaactggctctcatgaggactgccacaggaaaggaagaccccgagttacctctgctgcagaggagagtTACTAGACTCAGAAAttgataaatgcttcacagagttcaagtaacagagacatctcaacagcaactgttcagaggagactgcgtgaatcaggccttcatggtcgaattgctgcaatgaGACCACTACTAATGtataccaataataagaagagatttgcttgggacaagaaacacgagcaatggacacttaaccagtggaaatttgtcctttggtctgatgagtccaaatattagatttttggttccaactgctgtgtctttgtgagacacagagtaggcgatctccgcatgtgtggttcccacctttaagcatggaggaggtggtgtgatggtgtgggggtgctttgctgataagggctatttgatcaaggagagtgatggagtgctgcatcagatgaactggcctccacaatcaccgacctcaacccaattgagatggttttggatgagttggaccacagagtgaaggaaaagcagccaacaagtgctcagcatatttgggaactccttcaagactgttggaaaagcattccaggtgaagctggttgagagaatgccaagagtatgcaaagttgtcatcaaggcaaagaatcaaaaatatatattttaatttgtttaacactttttgggttattacatgattgcatgtgttatttcatagttttgatgtcttcactattctacaatgtagaaaatagtaaaaaataaaatgtattaagtgtgtccaaacttttgactaagtattcagaccctttgccatgagactcgaaattgagctcaggtgtatcctatttccattgatcatccttgagatgtttctacaacttgattggagtccacctgtggtaagttcaattgattggacatgatttggaaaggcacacacttgtctatataaaggtctcacagttgacagtgcatgtcagagcaaaaaccaagccatgaggtcgaaggaatggtctgtagagctccgagacaggtttgtgttgaggcacagaactGGGGAAGGACACAAAaagtgtctacagcattgaaggtccccaagaacacagtggcctgcatcattcttaaatggaagaagtttggaaccaccaagactagtTTTAGagttggccgcctggccaaagTGAGCAACCAACTTTCCAGAaagacaactatctctgcagcactcaaccaatcaggcctttatggttgagcgaccagacggaagccactcctcagtaaaaggcacaagacagtctgcttaaaggcacctaaaggactctcagaccatgagaaacaagattctctggtctaatgaaacccaagactgaaatctttggcctgaatagcattcgtcatgtctggaggaaacctggcaccatctgtacggtgaagcatgttggtggcagcatcatgctgtggggatgtttgtccttgagtggcccagccagaggccggtCTTGAACCCGaactaacatctctggagagacctgaaaatagctgtgcagcgaagctccccatcaaacctgacgagattgagaggatctgcagaaaggaatgggagaaactccccaaatacaggtgtgccaagcttgtagcgtcatagcaaagaagactagaggctgtaatcgctgccaaaaggtgcttcaacaaagtactgagtaaagggtctgaatacttatgtaaatgtgatatcagtttatttatttttttaaatgctaacatttctaaacctgtttttgctttgtaattatggtgtattgtgtgtagattgatgagaaaacaaattgttaatccattttagaataagccagtaacataacaaaatgtggaaaaagccaaggggtcttaatactttccgaatgcactgtatgtcaccTTAGCGACAGTACATACCGTTGATAGTTTTGATGATGTATAGGCCATTCGGAAGGAAGTGGCGGTCGTCCCGGCCAGTGTAGGACAGACGAGGGACTCCTCCTGAACTCTTAGTCACCTTCATTTCCAGTCTAGGCAGTTGAGGAatattcattcatttatttataCATTCTTAGACTAATGCAAAGTTCTCCGTCTCAAATGTGGACTATGGCAATAGCATTAATCTTCTCATACCTGACAAAGATCTTGTCCATCTCCTCCAGCCTGTACACCTCTTTCACTCTGAGAAAAGCAGAGAAAGATTAGGACTTCCCAAAAAATTCCTCCAGATCTTCCCTTCATATTTATTCTTATTCAAGCAGAAAAAAAAGTTAGAGTGTAGGGTTGTTACCTGATAGGGTTCATGTCTGGTCGGCTTGGCTTGGACACGGCCCTCACAAACTTCTCCGCCATCTGGATTCTGGAGACAGTGACCACAGTTCAGCAACAATACATGTAATCACCAGATAAGGTAAAGGCAGGAGTGAAAGTAAGCCAGTACGGTCTAGTACTATTAGGCCCAGAATCTTCTATCCAAAATGTTAATCTAGGCAGAGGCTGCGGCTCCATGGATCTCTGAGCCGAAGATCCAAATCACGTTTTACACGTTTCTTTACCTCTACATTAAGCACACATTTGTATGGTCACCCTCCCTTTACATTTCTCACTGTCATTGGTGAAAGATAATTGTTCACTGTTTTACTGGTGAAACGTCCATGCAGCATCTGCATACCAaccatttgatctcaatcagtttcatggggatatGCATTTAGATCTTCTTGTGTTATACAGTGTTGATTAGAAGTAGCCCAGTGTTGTTTTGAATAATGTAAAATTATAGTATTTTAGAGCAGATGGTAAACTGTAGCATAGCCTACCTGGGTTTATTTTAAATATACAGCGCGTTCTGAAAGTATTCGAAGTctcgacttttcccacattttgttccggtgtgtgcctttccaaatcatgtccaatcaattgaatttaccacaggtggactccaatcaagttgtagaaacatctcaaggatgatcaatagaaacaggatgcacctgagctcaatttccagtctcataataaagggtctgaatacttacataaataaggtatttccgttttagtatttttttaaatcaatttgcaaacatttctaaaaacctgtttccactttgtcattacggggcattgtgtgtagattaatgaagatgtatttttttagaataaggcgtaacgtaacaaaatgtggataaagtaacggcgtctgaatactttacaaatgcactgtaagCACACATTTTGCCTAGTGGCGCGCTATTGAGCTTTGGCCACATGAGAGAAACATTTCACCATTCTCACAATCATACTATAATCCCATAAGAAATTAGGTGGTGTTTTTAATTTTACAGTAACGTTGTATGTGCTGATCTAACTTTAGTAAATGAGCACCATAGCAGAGTTGCCGGTTCTCTACGAGTAGAGCAGAGTCAGTAAGTAGAGAATCCCACACATG harbors:
- the ccdc167 gene encoding coiled-coil domain-containing protein 167; this encodes MTKSKDKREKVSVASEIDRVEERRLRCHDSIERAEFRRRREELSDQDRQSLEDEMTIMNDRMQKYDKELEVLRGENRRNMMLSVALLAVSALFYYAFIHY